A window of Fluoribacter dumoffii NY 23 contains these coding sequences:
- a CDS encoding FeoC-like transcriptional regulator → MLLQIRDYIGRAGVVSTQQLTREFRLDLPALQPMLDLWIGKGVIGKCQGRTNCQSTCFKCRSDAPEYYQYLL, encoded by the coding sequence ATGCTGTTGCAAATACGTGATTACATTGGTCGTGCAGGAGTGGTTAGCACTCAGCAATTGACTCGAGAATTTCGTTTGGATCTGCCGGCATTGCAGCCTATGCTTGATTTATGGATTGGTAAAGGTGTAATCGGTAAATGCCAGGGACGCACCAATTGTCAAAGTACATGCTTTAAGTGTCGTTCGGATGCCCCAGAATATTATCAATATCTTCTTTAA